A single genomic interval of Lewinellaceae bacterium harbors:
- a CDS encoding patatin-like phospholipase family protein produces the protein MKKTQDALILQGGGALGAYEVGVIERLMEYPGFKPEVVTGVSIGAINAAALVGGREAPLATLKAMWEEFTVTSPFPVPEAIEPYLSIFGNPGFYQMRAGLAGWPFWTSIYDTSPLREVLNKYIDFRKLNQSKTKVAVTAANIRTGNVEVFENQGPGGLIPDHILASGSLPPGFPMTQIGNEYYWDGGLFNNTPLLPAIERLDPSPSVRKRLFVVKLFPNQGDVPTNMNQVFDRILEMVFAGKLTHDVETAEHVNEYVVVVNRINQLLDSIDDPETTAEIQALPGYRRLQQYMALQQIICIENKDPEIVTGPFDFSRKRIQERMKAGYRDAEEALAKMEEEEVVRA, from the coding sequence ATGAAAAAGACTCAAGATGCGCTCATACTCCAGGGCGGCGGCGCCCTCGGCGCTTACGAAGTAGGCGTGATCGAACGATTGATGGAATACCCCGGCTTTAAGCCGGAGGTGGTCACCGGGGTGTCGATCGGGGCTATCAATGCCGCTGCCCTGGTGGGCGGGAGGGAAGCTCCTCTGGCCACGCTCAAAGCAATGTGGGAGGAATTTACGGTTACATCTCCCTTCCCGGTGCCGGAAGCTATAGAGCCTTATTTATCCATTTTCGGCAATCCGGGTTTCTATCAGATGCGGGCCGGGCTGGCGGGCTGGCCTTTCTGGACGAGCATATACGATACCAGCCCCTTGCGGGAGGTCTTGAATAAATACATCGATTTCAGAAAGCTGAATCAAAGCAAGACGAAGGTTGCGGTTACTGCCGCCAACATCCGGACGGGCAATGTCGAGGTATTCGAAAACCAAGGCCCCGGCGGGCTCATTCCCGATCACATCCTGGCCAGCGGCAGCTTGCCGCCCGGCTTCCCGATGACGCAGATCGGCAACGAATATTACTGGGATGGCGGCTTGTTCAACAACACGCCGCTCCTGCCGGCTATCGAGCGGCTCGACCCCAGCCCTTCCGTCCGCAAACGCCTGTTCGTAGTGAAGCTGTTTCCCAACCAGGGCGATGTGCCCACCAATATGAACCAGGTCTTCGACCGCATTCTGGAGATGGTGTTCGCCGGCAAACTCACCCACGACGTCGAGACTGCCGAACACGTTAACGAATACGTTGTTGTGGTCAACCGCATCAACCAATTGCTGGATTCCATCGATGATCCGGAAACTACCGCCGAAATACAGGCGCTGCCCGGCTACCGGCGCCTGCAGCAGTACATGGCCCTCCAGCAGATCATCTGCATCGAGAACAAGGATCCGGAGATCGTCACCGGCCCCTTCGACTTTAGCCGAAAACGCATCCAAGAGCGCATGAAAGCCGGCTACCGCGATGCAGAAGAGGCGCTGGCCAAAATGGAGGAGGAAGAGGTTGTGAGGGCATAG
- a CDS encoding ABC transporter permease, with protein MKDKNNNSPPHWAQRLLHWYCPDSLTEEIEGDLLEAFHFNLAKEGLRQARRRYAVDVVRFFNPTTFRKGRQASASVHRYPINQAVMWNNHLKLAVRNILKHKLFSFINIFGLSLGLAFVILAWLFVAHEYSYDSFHANGANIYRVNEVEYHQSGLEDETSLFKQEQEGVSKYAYLPLATGPTLQEEFPEVMRYTRYDETNTIVRRGKHIFSEKVHLVDSTFFELFDFKLMAGDADEVLNGKNRIVVSPEAARKYFGSENPMGKQLEVITYTDTLLCTVTGLAPHPPANSSLQFDLLLNIRNAPNYEKKMTQWGSFNTVLFVELAEGTTPAAFEDKLQRFAGQYLAGTIDYLKGRFNLTDKDNIFELTLTSLKDIHLEHSISWLAPTGNPLNIFILSGLALIILLMACLNYISLAITGAAGRTREVGIRKILGSSRGQIRLQFWAEAQLVVVMALAAAAGLAWWSLPAFNDFVQRELSLRLMDQAPFLLSLLGIAFLTGLIAGGYPAAFAARFKPVKVLKGDTYRYEPRFTRAIVVVQNTLSVFLIISALVMYRQMNFINNKDLGYDTSQTLVLKTHSGSGEDAELLAQRMKNALKGKNEIQNVAATSISFNQGYDIRGFEYKGKQQSAFYYRVDPDYIPALDIELAAGRNFSDAYGSDKTNAAIINEQLAKDLGMENPVGQSIPWGKEKEYTIIGLAKDYHVTTLNQPVQPVLLVMDGSEAGLDAFLVKISAGKVSQAVQIVEKAWEAVAPGRPFEYTFLDEDVAEQYAGYARWSSIIGASTLFAILIACLGLFGLAGIFAVNRQKEIGIRKVLGAGLEHILLFLNKGLLQLSLLALLFGAPLAWWAMRAWLSNFEYKIQMSWDVFALAGAACLVLAILTVSYHSLRSALANPVDALRNE; from the coding sequence ATGAAAGATAAAAACAACAACTCCCCTCCGCACTGGGCGCAACGCCTCCTGCATTGGTATTGCCCGGACAGCTTAACCGAGGAGATCGAAGGAGACCTCCTGGAAGCTTTCCATTTCAACCTGGCAAAAGAAGGGCTCCGGCAGGCCCGGCGGCGGTATGCTGTCGATGTGGTCCGTTTTTTCAATCCCACAACTTTCAGAAAAGGGCGGCAGGCCTCCGCCTCCGTCCATCGTTATCCAATAAATCAAGCCGTTATGTGGAACAATCACCTGAAACTAGCCGTCCGCAATATCCTGAAGCACAAATTGTTCAGCTTCATCAATATTTTTGGGCTATCCCTGGGCCTGGCCTTTGTCATCCTCGCCTGGTTGTTCGTCGCCCATGAGTATTCGTACGACAGCTTTCACGCCAACGGCGCCAATATCTACCGGGTAAACGAGGTGGAATACCATCAATCAGGCCTGGAAGACGAAACGTCGCTTTTTAAGCAGGAACAGGAAGGCGTTTCCAAATATGCCTATCTCCCCCTGGCCACCGGCCCCACCCTGCAGGAAGAATTCCCGGAAGTGATGCGTTATACCCGCTACGATGAAACCAACACCATCGTTCGCCGGGGCAAACACATATTTTCCGAGAAGGTACATCTGGTGGACAGCACCTTTTTCGAGCTTTTCGACTTCAAACTGATGGCGGGCGATGCCGATGAAGTCCTGAATGGCAAAAACCGGATCGTGGTCAGCCCGGAGGCGGCCAGGAAGTATTTCGGCTCGGAAAATCCCATGGGCAAACAACTGGAGGTCATCACTTACACGGATACCTTGTTGTGCACCGTTACCGGTTTAGCGCCCCATCCGCCCGCCAACTCCAGCCTGCAGTTCGATCTGCTGCTCAACATCCGGAATGCACCCAATTATGAAAAGAAGATGACCCAATGGGGCTCCTTTAATACCGTCCTGTTCGTCGAGTTGGCGGAGGGAACCACTCCGGCTGCCTTCGAAGACAAGTTGCAGCGATTTGCCGGGCAGTACCTGGCAGGAACCATTGACTATCTGAAAGGAAGGTTTAACCTGACGGATAAAGACAACATCTTTGAACTGACCCTTACTTCGTTGAAGGACATTCACCTGGAGCACAGCATCTCCTGGCTCGCTCCTACGGGCAACCCCCTGAACATATTCATTTTATCTGGCCTGGCGCTGATCATATTGCTGATGGCCTGTTTGAATTATATCTCCCTTGCCATCACCGGAGCAGCGGGGCGCACTCGCGAGGTGGGCATCAGGAAAATACTGGGTTCCAGCCGGGGGCAAATCCGCCTGCAATTCTGGGCCGAGGCGCAGCTGGTGGTTGTGATGGCCTTGGCAGCGGCGGCAGGGCTGGCCTGGTGGTCGCTTCCCGCCTTTAATGATTTTGTTCAGCGGGAGTTGAGCTTGCGGTTAATGGATCAAGCACCCTTTTTATTGTCTTTGCTGGGCATCGCCTTTTTAACAGGCCTTATTGCCGGAGGCTATCCGGCGGCCTTCGCCGCTCGTTTTAAACCTGTGAAGGTATTAAAAGGGGACACTTATCGCTACGAACCCCGCTTTACGAGGGCCATCGTCGTGGTACAGAATACCCTTTCCGTTTTCCTCATCATCAGTGCCCTGGTGATGTATCGGCAAATGAATTTCATCAACAACAAAGATCTGGGCTATGATACCAGCCAAACCCTCGTCCTGAAAACACATAGCGGTTCTGGCGAAGACGCCGAACTCCTGGCCCAGCGTATGAAAAATGCTCTGAAAGGCAAAAACGAAATTCAAAACGTGGCGGCCACCAGTATTTCTTTCAACCAGGGATACGATATCAGAGGATTTGAATACAAGGGGAAGCAGCAGTCCGCTTTTTACTATCGCGTCGACCCCGATTACATTCCTGCGCTGGATATCGAACTGGCCGCCGGGCGCAACTTTTCAGATGCTTATGGTTCGGATAAAACCAATGCCGCCATCATCAATGAGCAACTGGCAAAGGACCTGGGTATGGAAAACCCGGTGGGCCAGAGCATTCCCTGGGGAAAAGAAAAAGAGTACACCATCATCGGCCTGGCGAAAGATTATCACGTCACTACCCTTAACCAGCCGGTGCAACCGGTGCTGCTGGTCATGGATGGCAGTGAGGCGGGGCTGGATGCCTTCCTGGTCAAAATTTCCGCCGGCAAGGTCTCGCAGGCCGTGCAAATCGTAGAAAAGGCCTGGGAGGCCGTAGCGCCGGGCCGCCCCTTCGAATACACCTTCCTGGATGAAGACGTGGCGGAACAATACGCAGGTTATGCCCGTTGGAGTAGCATCATCGGCGCGTCCACCCTTTTTGCCATCCTCATTGCTTGTCTGGGGTTATTCGGGCTGGCGGGCATCTTTGCGGTCAACCGGCAGAAAGAAATTGGCATTCGCAAAGTCCTGGGCGCCGGCCTGGAACACATCCTGCTGTTTCTAAACAAGGGGCTCCTTCAATTGTCCCTCCTGGCACTGTTGTTCGGCGCGCCGCTCGCCTGGTGGGCGATGCGGGCCTGGCTTTCCAATTTCGAATATAAAATTCAAATGAGCTGGGACGTTTTTGCGCTGGCGGGAGCAGCCTGCCTGGTTTTGGCTATTCTGACCGTAAGTTACCATTCTTTGCGTTCCGCCCTGGCCAATCCTGTAGATGCTTTGAGGAATGAGTGA
- a CDS encoding TfoX/Sxy family protein: protein MAVSQDYLDFLMDQFSDFGEVTYKKMFGGAGFYKDGVMFGGIMYGELHLKVDDETRPLYEEQGMKPFSHGNKKAKTPPSYYCVPVDVVEDREELTRWAERALAAAKGRM, encoded by the coding sequence ATGGCTGTTTCCCAGGACTACCTCGACTTCCTCATGGACCAGTTCTCCGACTTCGGGGAGGTGACGTACAAGAAGATGTTCGGCGGCGCCGGCTTCTACAAGGATGGCGTCATGTTCGGCGGCATCATGTACGGCGAGCTGCACCTCAAAGTGGATGACGAGACCCGCCCCTTATACGAAGAGCAGGGGATGAAGCCCTTCTCCCACGGCAATAAAAAAGCGAAAACGCCTCCTTCTTACTACTGCGTGCCGGTGGATGTGGTGGAGGACCGGGAGGAATTGACGCGCTGGGCGGAGCGGGCGCTGGCGGCGGCGAAGGGGAGGATGTAG
- a CDS encoding sigma-70 family RNA polymerase sigma factor, producing the protein MLRFFNPRSSEQSDEDLLARYQAGGELAVLGQLFERYAELVYGVCLKYCRDEQEAEDAAMAVFEQLVAKAREHEVHNFKSWLHVLTKNHCLMQLRKASRAREQSFEPQLMQSVDSRHHTIEIHEDNGQLKGLNDCMEQLPEEQRQCVQAFYLEGHSYKEIAGFRKEELGRVRSYIQNGRRNLRICLEKKGVKV; encoded by the coding sequence ATGCTCCGCTTTTTCAACCCACGCTCCAGCGAGCAGTCCGACGAGGACTTGCTCGCCCGCTACCAGGCTGGTGGAGAGCTCGCCGTTCTGGGGCAGCTCTTCGAGCGCTATGCAGAGCTGGTGTACGGGGTGTGCCTGAAGTACTGCCGGGATGAACAGGAAGCCGAAGATGCCGCCATGGCCGTGTTCGAACAACTCGTCGCCAAAGCGAGGGAGCACGAGGTGCACAACTTTAAGAGCTGGTTGCACGTATTGACTAAAAACCACTGCCTGATGCAACTGCGCAAGGCCAGCCGTGCCCGCGAGCAAAGTTTTGAGCCGCAGCTTATGCAATCGGTAGACAGCAGGCATCATACTATCGAAATCCATGAGGACAACGGCCAACTAAAAGGCCTCAACGATTGCATGGAACAATTGCCGGAGGAACAACGGCAGTGCGTACAGGCGTTCTACCTGGAAGGGCACTCCTACAAGGAGATCGCCGGGTTTCGAAAGGAAGAGCTGGGGCGCGTGCGCTCCTACATTCAGAACGGGCGGAGGAATTTGAGGATTTGTTTGGAGAAGAAGGGGGTGAAGGTGTAA
- a CDS encoding TonB family protein, producing MNQQPTYNPLELLRRWVRGETPLGEERQLEQLAEEDSFLAEALEGYRLHPEGQHAERVERVKARLRERSRKKRGGIFYLPRLAAAAIALALTVGGFWYINQDGANLSAFAIEEKQAEKSVDTGLAEIEKSPAAPPAAKTETAPSPPAQQKGQEVAREQAPQSKVREEPLTPKKALEKPKGRPAASAPEERQIAQAEPLPAPLPSPQPPTTADELQQYSLDDKETAISAEEGAVDAVQNLTAKTRMQPAAPQTAITLPPSRAGKRKITGYVQGENGEPLIGANVVLEGTQQGTVTDIDGQFELELPDGFNQNLVFAYTGYESLSINPGDKDSLAIVLPEGGAVLESVTVTGYSAARKEAADMPPPPRPENGFSNLRQYIRDNLKYPGEARERGIEGKVKLSFRIRADGSLYDFNIEKRLGYGCDEEAIRLLKEGPKWEGAGQAAEYTVRFKR from the coding sequence GTGAACCAACAACCCACATATAACCCTTTAGAACTCCTCCGGCGGTGGGTGCGCGGAGAAACCCCGCTCGGGGAAGAGCGGCAGTTGGAGCAACTGGCCGAGGAAGATTCGTTCCTGGCGGAAGCGCTGGAAGGGTATCGGCTGCATCCGGAAGGACAGCATGCCGAGCGGGTGGAGCGGGTGAAGGCCCGCCTGCGGGAAAGAAGCCGGAAAAAGAGGGGAGGGATATTCTACCTTCCCCGCCTGGCGGCAGCGGCCATTGCCCTGGCTTTAACCGTGGGTGGTTTTTGGTATATCAACCAGGACGGCGCCAACTTGTCTGCCTTTGCGATTGAGGAAAAGCAAGCGGAAAAAAGCGTTGATACAGGGCTTGCAGAAATAGAAAAATCGCCTGCTGCCCCTCCGGCGGCGAAAACCGAAACTGCGCCTTCGCCACCTGCCCAGCAAAAAGGGCAAGAGGTTGCCAGGGAGCAAGCACCCCAATCCAAGGTGAGAGAAGAGCCGCTCACGCCTAAAAAAGCCCTGGAAAAACCAAAGGGCCGTCCTGCCGCCTCTGCCCCGGAAGAGCGGCAGATTGCGCAAGCAGAACCCCTGCCTGCCCCGCTTCCATCCCCGCAACCGCCCACAACTGCCGATGAACTACAGCAATACAGCCTCGATGACAAGGAAACGGCCATTTCGGCGGAAGAAGGCGCCGTGGATGCTGTGCAGAACCTGACGGCCAAAACCAGAATGCAGCCGGCGGCGCCCCAAACGGCCATCACGCTGCCGCCATCCAGGGCGGGAAAACGCAAGATCACCGGATATGTCCAGGGGGAAAACGGCGAACCGCTGATCGGGGCGAATGTGGTGCTCGAAGGCACCCAACAGGGCACCGTGACCGACATTGACGGCCAATTCGAACTGGAACTGCCGGATGGATTCAACCAGAACCTTGTCTTTGCCTATACCGGCTACGAAAGCCTGTCAATAAATCCCGGGGACAAAGACAGCCTGGCCATCGTCCTCCCGGAAGGAGGCGCTGTGCTCGAATCCGTGACCGTCACCGGCTACAGCGCCGCCCGCAAAGAAGCGGCGGATATGCCTCCTCCGCCCCGCCCGGAAAATGGCTTTTCCAACCTTCGCCAATACATCCGCGACAACCTGAAATACCCCGGCGAGGCGCGGGAAAGAGGCATCGAAGGCAAAGTGAAACTGAGCTTCCGCATTCGAGCCGACGGCTCTCTCTACGATTTCAATATCGAAAAAAGGCTGGGCTACGGCTGCGACGAAGAAGCCATCCGCCTGCTGAAGGAAGGGCCGAAGTGGGAAGGCGCCGGGCAGGCAGCGGAATATACCGTCCGTTTCAAACGCTGA
- a CDS encoding AAA family ATPase, translating to MKKIYVAATGQHVGKTTSTLGIVTNLRQRGFRTGYCKPVGQEYLTVDGKIADKDAVLFAQVVGFDIIPEIHSPVVLARGATKAFLDDPTQFHYPGLLQDAASQLEAENDIMVYEGTGHPGVGSVVNLSNADVAELLGAGIIMVVEGGVGRTIDRLHMSTALFREKNLPILGVIVNKVIPEKHEEIQHYLSIKLGQMGMPLLGVVPYDKSLSFPILETINQAVNGKVIVNEHRLSNRVEDIIAGSLVDIDEFNTFRNILLVVSYKRMAEAIDKIHAIAKVKKLAKSPLSGVIVTGDGRHENWYKLEDIHHPYLLDNEIPILTTILDTYGSVVKISRIEVKINTRTPWKIKKAISLIREHVDFEFLLERLDVLERGGDLK from the coding sequence ATGAAGAAAATCTATGTTGCCGCCACCGGGCAACACGTAGGCAAAACGACTTCTACGCTGGGCATCGTCACCAACCTTCGGCAGAGGGGGTTCCGAACCGGCTACTGCAAGCCGGTCGGCCAGGAATACCTGACTGTCGACGGCAAGATCGCCGACAAAGACGCCGTGCTCTTTGCCCAGGTTGTGGGTTTCGACATCATTCCGGAAATCCACAGCCCGGTGGTTCTCGCCCGCGGGGCGACCAAAGCGTTTCTGGATGACCCCACTCAATTTCACTACCCTGGCCTTCTGCAGGATGCCGCTTCTCAACTGGAGGCGGAGAACGACATCATGGTATACGAAGGTACAGGCCACCCCGGAGTAGGCAGCGTCGTCAATTTATCGAATGCCGATGTGGCGGAGTTGCTGGGAGCCGGCATCATTATGGTGGTGGAAGGCGGCGTGGGGCGCACCATCGACCGCCTGCACATGAGCACGGCGCTCTTCCGGGAGAAAAACCTGCCCATCCTGGGCGTTATCGTCAATAAGGTTATCCCGGAAAAACACGAAGAGATTCAGCATTACCTCTCCATTAAACTCGGCCAGATGGGGATGCCGCTGCTGGGAGTGGTGCCCTACGACAAATCCTTGTCCTTCCCCATCCTGGAAACCATCAACCAGGCCGTCAATGGAAAGGTGATCGTCAATGAACATCGGCTCTCCAACCGCGTAGAGGACATCATCGCCGGCTCTCTCGTCGATATCGACGAGTTCAATACGTTCCGCAACATCCTCCTGGTGGTGAGCTATAAACGCATGGCGGAGGCCATCGACAAGATTCATGCCATCGCCAAAGTGAAAAAACTCGCCAAGTCGCCTCTTTCCGGCGTCATCGTCACCGGCGACGGCCGGCATGAAAACTGGTACAAACTGGAGGACATTCACCACCCGTATCTGCTCGACAATGAAATCCCCATCCTGACCACCATCCTGGATACCTATGGCTCGGTGGTCAAGATCAGCCGGATCGAGGTGAAGATCAATACCCGCACCCCCTGGAAGATCAAAAAGGCCATTTCGCTCATCAGGGAACATGTGGACTTTGAGTTTTTGCTCGAACGCCTGGATGTCCTGGAGCGGGGAGGGGATTTGAAGTAA
- a CDS encoding helix-turn-helix transcriptional regulator yields the protein MKGTHLGEFEELVLLVVGILTDEAYGVAVAEEIEKQTGRSVSLSPVHSALYRLEEKGYVESELGGATKTRGGRRKRIYQLTTAGRAALEETRMIRNRLWNMLPD from the coding sequence ATGAAAGGAACCCATTTAGGCGAATTCGAAGAACTGGTGTTGCTGGTCGTGGGTATCCTGACAGACGAGGCTTATGGCGTGGCCGTAGCGGAAGAGATCGAAAAGCAAACCGGACGGAGCGTTTCATTGAGCCCGGTGCACAGTGCTTTGTACCGGCTGGAAGAAAAAGGTTATGTCGAATCGGAACTAGGGGGAGCGACGAAAACGAGAGGCGGCCGCCGGAAGCGGATTTACCAGCTTACGACGGCCGGAAGGGCTGCTTTGGAGGAAACCAGGATGATCCGCAACCGGCTGTGGAATATGTTGCCTGATTGA
- a CDS encoding Do family serine endopeptidase: protein MKKTIWVAAVVAVVASLSTALLFEYSGMMRPVVKVEQVSGAPAQSVLYSKNEAGQLVPLDFTATSEKVMDAVVFIKSTHKLSRNEMGRQGMPDPFREFFQDRGFSPFFQQPPTDGGQPPVEMGAGSGVIINEKGYIITNNHVIDNADEIEVALHDNRTFKASVVGADPATDLALLQIRAEGLPTLPMANSDEARVGQWVLAVGNPFNLNSTVTAGIISAKARNINLLKDQYAVESFLQTDAAINPGNSGGALVNLDGQLLGINTAIASPTGAYSGYGFAVPSNIVAKVVKDLLAYGSVQRGYLGAMIRDVSGQLAKDEGLALTEGVYVDSLLNNSAAAKAGLQAGDIITAVDGNTVKRAPELQEAIARHHPGDEVKVSVDRKGKSKAFTVKLQNRDGEEGLAEAHQSALLNRLGAEFQELDAGTAHKLDIGGGVLVKKLFPGKLRDQTGIREGFIITRADGKEVHSPEELETALSNREGGVMLEGVYEDVPGVYYYAFGMDS, encoded by the coding sequence ATGAAAAAGACCATCTGGGTAGCAGCTGTTGTTGCTGTTGTTGCCAGCTTATCAACCGCTTTGCTCTTTGAATATTCCGGGATGATGCGCCCGGTAGTGAAAGTAGAACAAGTCAGCGGCGCGCCCGCTCAGAGCGTGCTGTACAGCAAAAACGAGGCAGGGCAACTGGTCCCGCTCGACTTTACCGCCACATCCGAGAAGGTGATGGATGCGGTGGTATTTATTAAATCAACTCATAAGTTGTCCCGCAATGAAATGGGCCGACAAGGCATGCCCGACCCGTTCCGGGAATTTTTCCAGGACCGGGGCTTCAGCCCTTTCTTTCAGCAACCTCCAACCGACGGAGGCCAGCCTCCGGTGGAGATGGGCGCCGGCTCCGGCGTGATCATCAACGAAAAAGGCTACATCATTACCAATAACCACGTGATCGACAATGCCGACGAGATCGAAGTGGCGCTGCACGACAACCGCACGTTTAAAGCCAGTGTGGTCGGCGCCGACCCGGCGACCGACCTGGCTTTGCTTCAGATTCGCGCCGAAGGCCTCCCCACCCTCCCCATGGCCAATTCTGACGAGGCCAGGGTCGGCCAATGGGTGCTCGCAGTGGGCAACCCTTTTAACCTCAATTCTACGGTAACCGCCGGCATCATCAGCGCCAAGGCCCGCAACATCAACCTGCTGAAGGACCAGTACGCAGTGGAGTCCTTCCTGCAGACCGACGCGGCCATCAACCCCGGCAACAGCGGCGGCGCGCTGGTCAACCTCGACGGGCAGCTCCTGGGCATCAACACGGCCATTGCCAGCCCTACCGGCGCCTACTCGGGTTATGGCTTCGCCGTTCCCTCCAACATCGTCGCCAAAGTCGTGAAAGACCTGCTGGCCTACGGCAGCGTTCAGCGCGGCTACCTGGGCGCCATGATCCGCGATGTCAGCGGCCAGTTGGCCAAAGATGAGGGCCTGGCCTTAACCGAGGGCGTTTATGTGGACAGCCTGCTCAACAACAGCGCCGCCGCTAAAGCCGGCCTGCAGGCCGGCGATATCATCACGGCAGTTGATGGCAACACCGTCAAGAGAGCCCCTGAATTACAAGAGGCCATCGCGCGCCACCATCCGGGCGATGAGGTTAAAGTCAGCGTAGACCGCAAAGGCAAGAGCAAGGCTTTCACCGTCAAATTGCAAAACCGCGATGGAGAAGAAGGCCTGGCGGAGGCTCATCAAAGCGCATTGCTCAACCGGCTGGGCGCCGAATTCCAGGAACTCGACGCCGGCACCGCCCACAAGCTGGACATCGGCGGCGGCGTGCTGGTGAAAAAGCTCTTCCCCGGCAAACTGCGCGACCAAACGGGTATCCGGGAGGGGTTCATCATTACGCGGGCCGACGGCAAAGAAGTCCACTCGCCTGAAGAACTCGAAACAGCACTGAGCAACCGCGAAGGCGGCGTCATGCTGGAAGGCGTCTACGAAGATGTGCCGGGCGTGTATTACTATGCCTTTGGAATGGACAGTTAG
- a CDS encoding 3-oxoacyl-ACP synthase, translating into MKTKLYEHCLAQAAQSIVTARAALEAAQEAGNTETKSSAGDKYETGRAMMQQEQERNKVQLLKAIALKNQLAQLRPGQRSETAAPGSLAITNHGNFYLSVGLGRVTLGEDVFFAISLESPLGQLLKGKRAREEFPFQGRSYVVEEVV; encoded by the coding sequence ATCAAAACCAAACTATACGAACACTGCCTGGCGCAGGCTGCCCAAAGCATCGTCACCGCCCGCGCCGCCCTGGAAGCCGCTCAGGAAGCCGGCAACACCGAAACCAAAAGCAGCGCCGGCGACAAATACGAGACCGGCCGGGCGATGATGCAGCAGGAACAGGAACGAAACAAGGTACAACTGCTGAAGGCCATAGCCCTGAAAAACCAACTGGCGCAACTGCGGCCCGGGCAGCGCAGCGAAACGGCCGCGCCGGGCAGCCTGGCGATTACCAACCACGGCAATTTCTACCTGTCGGTGGGGCTGGGCAGGGTCACATTGGGAGAGGATGTTTTTTTCGCCATTTCCCTGGAGTCTCCGCTGGGGCAACTGCTGAAGGGGAAGAGGGCGAGGGAGGAATTTCCTTTTCAGGGGAGAAGTTATGTGGTGGAAGAGGTGGTTTAG